A window from Pyrococcus yayanosii CH1 encodes these proteins:
- the trmBL2 gene encoding HTH-type transcriptional regulator TrmBL2 — MSKERMVELLQEHFELNLYEARAYVALVAFGVLTPAELASVSEVPAPRTYDVLRSLEKKGFAMSQPGKTNKYRPVHPANILEKFIEEWQERVKEELEAKKKAKEELLELMAPLIETEVPKYGVERVWVVRGIKNSTLKTKEMLEEVEKEILLADDGFIAVNLEEDILAAADKGVKIKVVLTKSLLPRLKGSKLIEYAKKGKIEIRAIEKIDIPMLICDEEVFFALEDIAARYFNYETQVWIKDYRIVELFKSKFNEYWDKGEKI, encoded by the coding sequence ATGAGCAAGGAGAGAATGGTCGAGCTTTTACAAGAACACTTTGAGCTTAACTTATACGAGGCCAGAGCTTACGTTGCCCTCGTGGCGTTTGGAGTCCTTACCCCCGCCGAATTGGCCAGCGTTTCTGAGGTTCCTGCCCCAAGAACTTACGATGTCCTTAGGAGCCTCGAGAAGAAGGGCTTTGCAATGAGCCAGCCCGGCAAGACCAACAAGTACAGGCCCGTCCACCCGGCCAACATCCTAGAGAAGTTCATTGAGGAGTGGCAGGAGCGCGTTAAGGAGGAGTTGGAAGCCAAGAAGAAGGCTAAGGAGGAGCTTCTTGAGCTTATGGCTCCCCTCATAGAGACGGAGGTTCCCAAGTACGGCGTTGAGAGAGTCTGGGTCGTCAGAGGTATCAAGAACTCCACCCTCAAGACCAAGGAAATGCTGGAGGAAGTTGAAAAGGAAATACTCCTAGCGGATGACGGCTTTATTGCCGTGAACCTTGAGGAGGATATACTCGCGGCCGCTGACAAGGGCGTCAAGATAAAGGTCGTCCTCACGAAGTCCCTCCTACCAAGGCTCAAGGGCTCCAAGCTGATCGAGTATGCCAAGAAGGGCAAGATAGAGATTAGGGCTATCGAGAAAATCGATATACCAATGCTCATCTGCGACGAGGAGGTATTCTTCGCCCTCGAGGACATTGCAGCAAGATACTTCAACTACGAGACCCAGGTCTGGATAAAGGACTACCGCATCGTTGAGCTCTTCAAGTCCAAGTTCAACGAATACTGGGACAAGGGAGAGAAGATCTGA